The genomic region ACCGGACAGGGCATTTTTGTGGCGTTCCGGAACTGCCATTCCGTAGGCCACAAGACTGTTTGATTACGCAATTCCCGGTCGGCCGCCTACGCCCAGCGAGTCGAGCAACTGGTCGACGGCCACCTTGTTGGTCTGCGTAAAAAATTCCTTGTTCAGTGATACGACTTCCCCGGCCACAATGACCGCCGGGTTTGAGAACCCTTCCAAAACAGCCTCTTCCGCAATTGTTCCCGCCAGGCCGAACAGCACCCGTTCGTTGGCGCAGCTTCCATTCTGTATGATCGCTACCGGTAAATCTTCTTTTCCTGCTCCGCACAGCAGCCGCATAATCCTGTCGAGATGCTGCATGCCCATCAGGATCACCAGGGTGGCGTTGGACCGGACGGCGGCGTGGATGTCGCCCGAGAGCTGGTGAAACCGGGTGGTTCCGGTCAGCACCCAGAAACTCTCGCTCAGGCCTCGGCTCGTCAGCGGAATTCCGGCCAGCGCCGGCACCGCATAGCTGCTCGAAATGCCCGGTACGACCGCCGTTTCGATGCCAAATTCCCGCGCAAATGTCAGTTCTTCAAAACCCCGCCCGAACACAAACGGGTCGCCGCCCTTGAGCCGCACCACATGCCCGTAACGCTGGGCGTATTCCACAATCAGATGATTCAGGTCCTCCTGGGCGAACTCGCAGCGCCCGCGCCGCTTGCCGACAAACAGTCGTTCGGCGGAGGCCGGAGCGTGGTCGAGGAGAGCCGGGTGAACCAGCGCGTCGTAGAGCACGGCCCCCGCCGTCTGGAGTGCCCGAAGGCCCTTCAGCGTAATCAGTTCCGGGTCTCCCGGACCCGCTCCTACCAGTGTCAGTCGGGGGCGCATAGGCTTCACTGTTTAAAGAGGTACTATTATTTAAGTACTATTTGTAGTATTTTGTACTATGTGCGATTTCTTGGTTCAAAAGTAGAGGTATAATTTTACAAAACAAGTGTTTTTGCCAAATTTTAATTTAAAAACAGAGCTTTGTCGAAATAAAAAGTTAGGAATTTTAAAAAAGACGATTTAAGTTTGGCTTGTAATTATTCTTCGTCAAACTGCCATTTATGAGAATAGTTATATAAAAAAAGAGCGTCTTACCAATTTTATAGTTACAAATAACTATGTCCATGGGTACAAGCAGACGAATTGTTGTTGTTGGCAACGGCATGGTAGGCTACAAGTTTTGCGAAAAGCTCGTAGCGAAGGCTCACAACAGGGCAGACTTTTCGATTACGGTATTCGGCGAGGAACCGCGTGCCGCTTACGACCGCGTACACCTGAGCGCGTACTTCGACGGCAAGACCGCCGGGGATCTCGCCCTGGCTCCGGACAACTGGTACGCCGACAACGGCATTCAGCTTTACCTGTCGGACCCGGTGCTGCACATCGACCGCGACCGCCGCGAGGTGCATTCGCATCACGGGCTGGTTGTACCTTACGATTATCTGGTGATGGCCACCGGCTCGGGTGCGTTTGTGCCGCCGGTGCCGGGCGTAGAGAAGGAAGGCGTTTTCGTCTACCGCACCATCGAAGACCTTGAAATGATTCAGGCGCACGCCCGTAAGGCCCGCAAAGGGGCCGTACTCGGCGGCGGACTGCTCGGCCTGGAAGCCGCCAAGGCGCTTCTGGACCTCGGTCTGGACGAAGCGCACGTGGTCGAGTTTGCCCCGCGCCTGATGCCCCGGCAGATCGACGAGGCCGGTTCGGCCGTCCTCCAGCGCAAACTGGAGGAACTGGGGCTGCGGATTCACCTGTCCAAAAACACCCGGACACTGCTCGGCGACGAAACGTTTGCGGGCATGGCGTTCGCCGACGATACGCAACTGGACGTAGACATGCTGATCATCTCGGCCGGTATCCGTCCCCGCGACGAGCTGGCCAAAGCCGCCGGGCTGGACACCCACCCACGGGGCGGCATCGTGGTCGATGATTTTCTGCAAACCTCCGACCCGGCCATTTTTGCCATCGGCGAATGCGCCCTGGCCCACGGTATGATTTACGGCCTGGTGGCACCCGGTTACGAGATGGCCGAGGTCGTTGCCTCACGCCTGACGGGCGAAGAAAAGGCGTTCCGGCCCTACGATATGTCTACAAAACTGAAGCTGATCGGCGTGGATGTCGCCAGCTTCGGCAATCCCTTCGCGGAAGGCCCTGACTGCCGCACTATCTGCTACGAAAACAGGGCGAAAGGCATTTATAAGCGCATCAACGTGTCGGCCGACGGCAAAGAACTGCTTGGCGGCGTGCTGGTGGGGGACGCCGAACAGTACAACATGCTGCTGCAAACCTGCAAAAACCGCATGGCCCTGCCGCCCGACCCCGAAGACCTGATTCTGGGCGCCCGCGGCGGAAGCGGCGCTGACAGCGCGGCGGGCGTGATGAGTCTGCCCGACGACGCGCTTATCTGTTCCTGCGAAGCCATCACCAAAGCGCAGATTTGCAAAGAGGTGGCCGAAAACGGCCATACCAGCATCGACGCCCTGAAAAAAGCGACCAAAGCCTGTACCGGCTGCGGGGGCTGTACACCGATGGTGAAAGATCTCCTCCAGGGCGTGCTGAAAGCCCAGGGCCAGTACATCCGCAACGTCGTCTGCGAACATTTTGATTACTCACGCCAGGAACTGCTCGATCTGGTCAAAATCAACGACCTGCGGACCTACGGCGCGGTGCTGGACCATTTCGGCAAAGGCGACGGCTGCGAAATCTGCAAACCGCTGGTAGCGTCGCTGCTGGCCAGCCTGTGGAACGAAAACGTCCTTGCCAAGGACCGCGCGATGATTCAGGATTCCAATGACCGCTATCTGGCGAACATCCAGAAAGGCGGCACGTATTCGGTGGTGCCCCGGATTCCGGGCGGCGAAATAACCCCGGAGAAGCTGATCGTGATCGGGCAGGTGGCGAAGAAGTACGGCCTGTATACCAAAATCACCGGCGGCCAGCGTATCGACCTCTTCGGAGCACACGTGAGCGACCTGCCGCAAATCTGGGAAGAACTGATTGCCGCCGGCTTTGAGAGCGGACACGCCTACGGCAAATCGCTGCGGACGGTGAAAAGCTGCGTCGGCTCGACCTGGTGCCGGTTCGGGGTGCAGGATTCGGTCTCGTTCGCCATTGAAGTGGAAGAACGCTACAAGGGATTGCGCTCGCCGCACAAGCTGAAATCGGCCGTTTCGGGCTGCATCCGCGAATGTGCCGAGGCGCAGAGCAAGGATTTCGGCATTATCGCCACCGAAAAAGGCTGGAACCTGTACGTCTGCGGCAACGGCGGCTCCAAACCGCAGCACGCCCAGCTGCTGGCATCGGACGTGGACAAGGAAACCTGCCTGCGCCTGATCGACCGGTTCCTGATGTTTTACATCAAAACCGCCGACCCGCTGACCCGGACCGCTACCTGGCTCAACAAGCTGGAAGGCGGCATGACCTACCTGAAAGCCGTCGTCGTCGACGACGTACTAGGCATCGCCGCCGACCTCGAACGCGAGATGCAGGCGCTGGTAGACAACTACGCCTGCGAATGGAAAGAGGCCGTCGAGACGCCCGAAATCCGTCGCCGGTTTGCCCATTTCGTGAACCAGCCGGACCAGAAAGACCCCAGCGTGCAGTTCGAACCCATGCGGGAGCAGGTCCGGGCGAAAGGTTGGTAGTATCCCCGGGCTTTAGCTGAATGAACCAATTTCCCGGCTGAACTCCGGGGTCACAGAACAAGATGGAAACCTTACTAACCGAAACCCTTTCGACCACCTGGCACCTGGCGTGCCGGGTGGAAGATGTGCCGGCCGATGGCGGCGCCTGTGTTCTGCTGGAAGGTCGGCAGATCGCGATTTTCAACTTTGCCCGGCGCGGGGAGTGGTACGCCACCACCAACGAATGTCCGCACCGGCAGCAGATGGCCCTGTCGCGGGGACTGATCGGCAGTCAGGGCGACGAACCCAAAGTGGCCTGTCCGTTCCACAAAAAGACCTTTTCCCTCCGCGACGGCTCCTGCCTCACCGACGAGGACTACCGCATCGAAACTTACCCGGTGAAGGTGGAAGGTGGGCAGGTTTATGTCAGTTTATAGTTTTCAGTTTTCAGTTGTTCCGCAGCAATTGACTAACCGAAAACCGAAAACGGACAACCGAAAACTGAAAACGGACAACCGAAAACCGATGACAGACCATCTCGACCGCCGGGTGGCCCGGCGCCTGACCCGGTTTTATGTGCTGGCTCTTTCGGCCATTGGGGTGCTGACCATCAGCGGCCTGCTGTTCGTGCGGCATACCATCCGGAATCAGTACGACGACGGCCGGGTGCTGAACGTGGCCGGGCGGCAGCGGATGCTGAGCCAGCGCCTGACCAAGCTGGCCCTGCTGCGAACGGAAGGCATTCCGGCGGCGGATACGGTGCCGTTCGATTCGCTGCTGGATGTCTGGAGTCAGAGCCATATCCAGTTGCGGAAGGGGGAACTGGTGATGGAAAAGCCGTTTCAGGTTCGAAAAAGTGCGGAGCTGGACCAGATGTTTGCGCAACTGGAGCCGGTTTTTCAGACGATGTACCGTAATTTCCGGCAGATTTCTGCGGCGGACCTGCCGGATGCCGACCGGAAGGCGGCGTTAGGGGCCGTTCTGCGCGAAGAGCCGCTGTATCTGGGGCAAATGAACGACATTGTGTTCCGGTTCGATGCCGAAAACACCGAACGCATCCGGCACCTGGAGCGGGTCGAGTGGGCCCTCGGACTGGCCACGCTGCTGGTCGTTTTGCTGGAAGGCTTATTCATTTTCCGGCCGGTCGTGCGGCACACGCGCAACGTCATCTGGTGGCTCACCCAGTCGGAGGAGGCGCTGCGGCGGGCCAACGACCAGCTGGCCGATACCAACGAACGTCTGCTGCAAACGCAGGCCCAGCTGGTGGAGGCCACCGAAGAGAAATACCGCCTGCAACGGGCCGAGGATACCGTCCGTTCGGCGGCGCTGCTGGAAGGGCAGGAGGAAGAACGCCGCCGGTTTGCCCGGGACCTGCACGACGGCATCGGCCAGATGCTCACCGGTCTCCGGCTGCATGTCGGAAAACTGAAAAAAGGCCCGTTTGCCGACGAGAAGCAGCAACAACGCCTGGCGGATTTGTCGGAACTGGTGCAGGAAACCATCCAGACCACCCGCCACGTGTCGCAGAACCTGATGCCTTCGGTGCTGGAAGACTACGGACTGGCAGCGGCCTTGCAACTGCTGACCGAGCAGGTGGGCCGCTCGTCGGGCATACCGGTGACTTTTGAAGCCGAAGAAGCTACCGAACGGCTGGCTCCGGCAACGGAAATCAGCCTGTACCGGATCGCCCAGGAAGCCGTCAACAACGCCGTCAAGCATGCCGGAGCTGCCGAAATCCACGTAACGCTGGGGTTGGAGGGCGAGCGGTTGGTGCTGCGGGTGACGGACGACGGGAGGGGGTTTCAGGCAGAAAAAGTCCATTCCGGCGGGCTGGAAAACATGCGAACCCGCGCCCGGCTCCTGAAAGCCGACCTGCGGATCGCCTCGTCCGAAACGGGGACAAAGGTGGAAATAAGGGTGTGAGGGTTTAAACCTTAAACCCTCACACCTCACAAAACAAATTCATAAGTGTATGCCGATACGTGTTCTGATTGTCGATGACCATTCCGTCGTGCGCAAAGGCATCCGGATGCTGCTGGAGGATGAAACCGATCTGGAGATCGTTGGGGAGGCTATCGACGGAGAAGAGGCCGTTTCGCTGATTC from Tellurirhabdus rosea harbors:
- the cobA gene encoding uroporphyrinogen-III C-methyltransferase; the protein is MRPRLTLVGAGPGDPELITLKGLRALQTAGAVLYDALVHPALLDHAPASAERLFVGKRRGRCEFAQEDLNHLIVEYAQRYGHVVRLKGGDPFVFGRGFEELTFAREFGIETAVVPGISSSYAVPALAGIPLTSRGLSESFWVLTGTTRFHQLSGDIHAAVRSNATLVILMGMQHLDRIMRLLCGAGKEDLPVAIIQNGSCANERVLFGLAGTIAEEAVLEGFSNPAVIVAGEVVSLNKEFFTQTNKVAVDQLLDSLGVGGRPGIA
- a CDS encoding ATP-binding protein gives rise to the protein MTDHLDRRVARRLTRFYVLALSAIGVLTISGLLFVRHTIRNQYDDGRVLNVAGRQRMLSQRLTKLALLRTEGIPAADTVPFDSLLDVWSQSHIQLRKGELVMEKPFQVRKSAELDQMFAQLEPVFQTMYRNFRQISAADLPDADRKAALGAVLREEPLYLGQMNDIVFRFDAENTERIRHLERVEWALGLATLLVVLLEGLFIFRPVVRHTRNVIWWLTQSEEALRRANDQLADTNERLLQTQAQLVEATEEKYRLQRAEDTVRSAALLEGQEEERRRFARDLHDGIGQMLTGLRLHVGKLKKGPFADEKQQQRLADLSELVQETIQTTRHVSQNLMPSVLEDYGLAAALQLLTEQVGRSSGIPVTFEAEEATERLAPATEISLYRIAQEAVNNAVKHAGAAEIHVTLGLEGERLVLRVTDDGRGFQAEKVHSGGLENMRTRARLLKADLRIASSETGTKVEIRV
- the nirD gene encoding nitrite reductase small subunit NirD, yielding METLLTETLSTTWHLACRVEDVPADGGACVLLEGRQIAIFNFARRGEWYATTNECPHRQQMALSRGLIGSQGDEPKVACPFHKKTFSLRDGSCLTDEDYRIETYPVKVEGGQVYVSL
- the nirB gene encoding nitrite reductase large subunit NirB translates to MSMGTSRRIVVVGNGMVGYKFCEKLVAKAHNRADFSITVFGEEPRAAYDRVHLSAYFDGKTAGDLALAPDNWYADNGIQLYLSDPVLHIDRDRREVHSHHGLVVPYDYLVMATGSGAFVPPVPGVEKEGVFVYRTIEDLEMIQAHARKARKGAVLGGGLLGLEAAKALLDLGLDEAHVVEFAPRLMPRQIDEAGSAVLQRKLEELGLRIHLSKNTRTLLGDETFAGMAFADDTQLDVDMLIISAGIRPRDELAKAAGLDTHPRGGIVVDDFLQTSDPAIFAIGECALAHGMIYGLVAPGYEMAEVVASRLTGEEKAFRPYDMSTKLKLIGVDVASFGNPFAEGPDCRTICYENRAKGIYKRINVSADGKELLGGVLVGDAEQYNMLLQTCKNRMALPPDPEDLILGARGGSGADSAAGVMSLPDDALICSCEAITKAQICKEVAENGHTSIDALKKATKACTGCGGCTPMVKDLLQGVLKAQGQYIRNVVCEHFDYSRQELLDLVKINDLRTYGAVLDHFGKGDGCEICKPLVASLLASLWNENVLAKDRAMIQDSNDRYLANIQKGGTYSVVPRIPGGEITPEKLIVIGQVAKKYGLYTKITGGQRIDLFGAHVSDLPQIWEELIAAGFESGHAYGKSLRTVKSCVGSTWCRFGVQDSVSFAIEVEERYKGLRSPHKLKSAVSGCIRECAEAQSKDFGIIATEKGWNLYVCGNGGSKPQHAQLLASDVDKETCLRLIDRFLMFYIKTADPLTRTATWLNKLEGGMTYLKAVVVDDVLGIAADLEREMQALVDNYACEWKEAVETPEIRRRFAHFVNQPDQKDPSVQFEPMREQVRAKGW